One stretch of Anabas testudineus chromosome 24, fAnaTes1.2, whole genome shotgun sequence DNA includes these proteins:
- the LOC113149654 gene encoding uncharacterized protein LOC113149654 — protein sequence MYWYYLALHEKAQSKQSRLSVTENCSLVVKKVTVDDSGHYHCRQFNKSGQQQGPDVLVNLFVINIHEHKDDDNKVTLSCSVLGYEGCQHTVQWLYQGNKDDFTDLTSSQDSCSATVTFTTCHVDQKSEYKKSFQCRVTDKTSGKQLLFNFTPQSSCTTKENTKSTGNPTQSAHIDDPKPQQCWWRIIIVPVSLTVLIISVVGVNVWIKTKGIKTQMDHRAVHYHVDEGEVNYENAGDPSASARLHNVN from the exons ATGTATTGGTACTACCTGGCTCTTCA TGAAAAAGCTCAGTCAAAGCAAAGcagactgagtgttacagagaactgttctctggttgTAAAGAAGGTCACAGTTGATGATTCTGGTCATTACCACTGCAGACAGTTTAACAAATCAGGACAACAACAAGGTCCAGATGTTCTGGTTAATCTCTTTGTTATTAACA TTCATGAACATAAGGACGATGATAATAAAGTGACAttgagctgctctgtgttggGGTATGAGGGGTGTCAGCACACAGTGCAGTGGCTGTATCAGGGTAATAAAGATGATTTCACAGACCTGACATCATCACAGGATTCCTGCTCAGCTACTGTGACGTTTACAACTTGTCATGTTGATCAGAAGTCAGAATATAAAAAGTCTTTTCAGTGCAGAGTGACAGATAAAACCAGTGGAAAGCAGCTCCTGTTTAACttcacccctcagtcctcat GTacaacaaaggaaaacacaaaaagcactGGGAACCCAACCCAATCTGCACACATTGATGACCCAAAACCACAGCAAT GTTGGTGGAGGATTATTATTGTCCCTGTGAGTTTAACAGTACTGATAATAAGTGTTGTTGGAGTCAACGTATGGATAAAAACCAAAG GCATCAAAACACAGATGGATCATCGTGCT gTGCATTATCATGTAGATGAAGGTGAAGTGAACTATGAAAATGCTGGAGACCCTTCTGCTTCTGCCAGACTTCACAACGTCAACTGA